In the genome of Phlebotomus papatasi isolate M1 chromosome 2, Ppap_2.1, whole genome shotgun sequence, one region contains:
- the LOC129802649 gene encoding uncharacterized protein LOC129802649 produces the protein MRIRTLLLLFLIRVFCAKGQAGTTQEISSEDKLILRKMCDSTLQIECLTGNTGYPQKSEIFYKRNLKDCHERLRDNTFLWIDYQYFKQLEHLPSHTHIYVRKIADYTLNLENQRELTELTKKKLVLLELEPKALNPVKITQGRVWQRQRLPHRRIYPYYKNDIDGKITINDHRTTCLDFGGYIRVQERGKTDMKELKSSLCYKTLKELTVSNDIINKAKKSNVLSGRREIVISEAVVVIMVQKSDGVAFPITLKALVKEEKLAVESLKPKLKRY, from the exons ATGAGGATCCGTACTCTTTTGTTGTTATTCCTCATCCGAGTATTCTGTGCCAAAGGCCAGGCAGGGACTACCCAGGAAATCTCCTCTGAGGACAAATTAATTCTAAGAAAAATGTGCGACTCTACACTACAAATTGAATGTTTAACGGGCAACACAGGATATCCACAAAAGTCggaaattttctacaaaaggAACTTAAAGGACTGTCATGAGCGCCTTAGAGACAATACCTTCCTCTGGATTGATTACCAATATTTCAAGCAACTCGAGCATTTACCCTCGCATACACACATTTATGTGCGCAAAATTGCAGATTATACGTTGAATTTGGAAAACCAGAGAGAGTTAACGGAGCTGACTAAGAAGAAACTTGTCCTGTTGGAATTGGAACCAAAAGCCCTGAATCCCGTAAAAATTACACAAGGACGAGTTTGGCAAAGGCAAAGACTGCCACATAGGAGAATCTATC CATACTACAAAAACGACATCGACGGCAAAATCACGATTAACGATCACAGAACAACTTGTCTGGATTTTGGAGGATACATCAGAGTCCAGGAGAGAGGCAAAACTGACATGAAAGAACTTAAGTCGTCGCTATGTTACAAAACACTTAAAGAGTTGACTGTTTCAAACGACATCATCAACAAAGCCAAAAAATCCAACGTGCTGTCTGGTAGGAGGGAAATTGTTATCTCAGAAGCTGTGGTTGTTATTATGGTGCAGAAGAGCGACGGCGTTGCTTTCCCAATCACACTCAAAGCGCTC GTGAAGGAGGAAAAACTCGCGGTAGAATCATTGAAACCAAAACTGAAGAGATATTGA